The following DNA comes from Occultella kanbiaonis.
ATCCAGGACGCCGACGTCAACTGGTTCGAGGCAGCGCAGCTGATCGTGTCGGCGCTCTGCGTGCCGCTGCTGGCCCGGCTCGGCGATGTGATCGGGCACCGCAGGGTGTTGCTGCTCGCGACTGCGATCACGGCGCTCGGGTCCTGGATGCTCGCGTTCTCCCCCACCTTCTCCACGTTCCTGATCGGCTGGGCACTGCAGGGCGCGTACGTGGTGTGGCTGCCGCTGGAGGTCGCGATCATCCATCGGCGCACGGCGGCGAGCGGCCAGCAGGCCCGGCTCACGCGGCGTGCCTCCGGCTTCCTGGTGGCTGGGCTGGAGATCGGGGTGATCATCGGGGCACTGACCTCCGGGGCGCTGGTCGCCGCGACCTCGATGACGGTGCTCCTGATGCTGCCGGCCATCGCCGTCACCGCCTGCTTCGCCGTCATCTGGTTCGGCGTCGAGAACGTCCCGGGGACGTCCACCGGCGGCATCGACTGGCCGGGGCTGGGCATGATCACCGCAGTCATCGGACTCGTTATGGCCGGGCTGATCACGATCCGGCTGCAGGGACCCGCGAGCCTCCCGGCGTGGGCGCTGATCCTCGCCGGCCTCGTGCTGGTGGTCCCGTTCGTGCGGATCGAGCGAGCTCGGGCCGAGCCGCTCATCGACGTGCGGGTGCTGATGCAGCCGGCACAGTGGCCGGTCCAGCTGACGGCGTTCCTGTTCGGGATGTCCGTGCTGGGGGCACAGATCCCGCTGTCCACGTTCGCCCGCACGGACCCGGCGACGGCGGGGTTCGGCCTGGGTGCGAGCGCCGGGTTCGTCTCCACGCTCGTGGGGCTGTACGTGATCTCCATGGCCGGCGGTGCCCTGCTCGTGCCGGTGCTCGCGAGGCTGGTCGGGCCGCGCCGATCGCTGGTGGTCGCGGCGCTGCTCGTCGGAGCGGGCTACGCGCTCTTCCTGCCGTTCCATGACACCACCTGGCAGACGATGGCGAACATGATGGTGGCCGGCCTCGGCTCCGGCGCCCTGGTCGCCTCCCTCCCGGCCGCGGCGGCCGCCGCGGCACCGCCCGAGCGCACCGGGTTCGCGACCGGGATGACGAACGCGACGAAGACGCTGGGCGGCGCGATCGCGTCCGCGGTGTTCGCGATCGCGCTTGCCTCGACCGGGTCCCTCGAGGGACCGGCGGCCGGGCACGCGTCGCTGACGGGCTACCTCACCGTGTGGGCCGTGTGCGCAGCCACCGCGTTCGTGGCCGCACTGTGTCTGCTGCTGGTGCCGCGGTCGGCGTTCCAGGACTGAGCCGGCTCTGACCGAGTGAGCCACCGGTGGACCGGGTCCACCTAGGCCGTGACGAC
Coding sequences within:
- a CDS encoding MFS transporter; protein product: MDDRTTSTPTASAGPVTMSTAAGVGLKQGLWAVVGFLICVEIASGILQGFYTPIFSDIAVHLGIQDADVNWFEAAQLIVSALCVPLLARLGDVIGHRRVLLLATAITALGSWMLAFSPTFSTFLIGWALQGAYVVWLPLEVAIIHRRTAASGQQARLTRRASGFLVAGLEIGVIIGALTSGALVAATSMTVLLMLPAIAVTACFAVIWFGVENVPGTSTGGIDWPGLGMITAVIGLVMAGLITIRLQGPASLPAWALILAGLVLVVPFVRIERARAEPLIDVRVLMQPAQWPVQLTAFLFGMSVLGAQIPLSTFARTDPATAGFGLGASAGFVSTLVGLYVISMAGGALLVPVLARLVGPRRSLVVAALLVGAGYALFLPFHDTTWQTMANMMVAGLGSGALVASLPAAAAAAAPPERTGFATGMTNATKTLGGAIASAVFAIALASTGSLEGPAAGHASLTGYLTVWAVCAATAFVAALCLLLVPRSAFQD